A region of the Streptomyces durocortorensis genome:
TACCCCGAGCGGGCCGCCGCCCAGCGCGCCCACCTCGGGCTGCCGCAGCTCCCGACCACCACCATCGGCTCGTTCCCGCAGACCACCGAACTGCGCACCGCCCGCGCGGACCTGCGGGCGGGCCGGATCGACGAGGCCGGGTACGAGGAGCGGATCAAGGACGAGATCCGCGAGGTCCTCTCCTTCCAGGAGAAAGCCGGGATCGACGTCCTTGTGCACGGCGAGCCCGAACGCAACGACATGGTCCAGTACTTCGCCGAGCAGCTCACCGGCTACCTCGCCACCCGGCACGGCTGGGTCCAGTCCTACGGCACCCGATACGTCCGCCCGCCGGTGCTCGCCGGGGACATCTCGCGGCCCGAGCCGATGACCGTGCGCTGGACCACCTACGCGCAGTCGCTGACCGAGCGCCCCGTCAAGGGCATGCTCACCGGCCCGGTCACCATGCTCGCCTGGTCCTTCGTCCGCGACGACCAGCCGCTCGGCGAAACCGCCCGCCAGGTGGCCCTCGCCCTCCGTGACGAGGTCAACGACCTGGAGGCGAGCGGCACTTCGGTTATCCAGGTCGACGAGCCCGCGCTCCGCGAGACGCTGCCGCTGCGGGCCGCCGAGCATGCCGCGTACCTGGAGTGGGCGACCGAGTCCTTCCGGCTCGCCACCGCCGGGGTACGGCCGGACACCCAGATCCACACCCACATGTGCTACGCGGAGTTCGGTGACATCGTCCAGGCCATCGACGACCTCGACGCCGACGTCATCAGCCTGGAGGCCGCCCGATCCCATATGCAGGTCGCCCGCGAACTCGCCGCCCACGGCTACCCGCGTGAGGCCGGGCCCGGCGTCTACGACATCCACTCCCCGCGCATCCCGAGCACCGAAGAGGCGGCGGCCCTGCTGCGCAAGGGACTTGAGGCCATCCCGGCCGAGCGGCTTTGGGTGAACCCCGACTGCGGCCTGAAGACCCGCGGCTGGCCCGAGACCCGGGCCTCCCTGGAGAACCTGGTCGCCGCCGCGCGGCAGATCCGCGCGGAGCTGCCCACCGAAGCGGCGTGATCCGCCCCGGGGCGGGAGCGGCCACCGCTGCTCCCGCCCCGGGACGTTCCCGTACGGCCGGTGAATGTCCGATCCCGCTGATGACGTTCCCGTGCGGGCCGGGGAATGTCCGAGCCCGCTGATAGCGTGCCGCTTCCGGATCGAAGATCACGAAAGGGCTGCGGACGTGCGGGAAGTGACGTGTCATGAGGTGGACGCCCGGCGCTTGGGCGAGGCGTCGGAGGGTATCGTCGGGCGCGCCGTGGGGCGGTGGCACTGGATGCGCTACGACGACCCGGCCCCGCGGCGCATGGCCGAAGCGGCCGACGAACTGCTCGACCACGTCGCCGCGCGCACCGCGCAGGGAGCCGCGCTCGACGATGTGGCCCGCTCCGCGCTGCGCACGGCGGCCGAGTGCCGCCTGGGGGAGTTGAGCGTCGGCTGCTACCCCGACGGCGACCAGGAGATCTTCTTCCCGCTGATCGGCGAGAAGCTCAGCACCGAGGACATATCCTTCAGCGCCGCCTTCGGCCACGCGGGGGCGCAGGCCCCCTCGGCCCGGACCTGGCTGGACACCTTCGCGATCTGCGTGGCCAGCGGCCTCGTATGGGACTGGCAGCGGGTCATCGGACTGCTGCTGCGGGACGACTACGCGCCCGAGATCCACGAAGGAGTGCCCTACTCCCCGCTCACCTCGGCATCGGACCCGGCGGACCTCGCCGCGATGGACACCCTGTGCCTCTATCTGACCCGGACGGAGGGCCACCAGCCCCGCCACTGGCCCACCGTGCCGCTGTGCAAGCCCGATGCCGACGAGCGGAAACAGGCAGCCGCCGCGCTGGACGCCGCAGGCACGCCGACCCCCGATCAGCACCTGCTGCGCGTGCTCCTCGACGACGAACAGCACGCATTCGAAGAGGTGTTGGCGGCCCGGCTCGGCACCTACCGGGAGAGCGTGGGGCCCCACCCCGCGCCGCGGAGCCTGCTGCCGCTCGACGCCCTCGCCCTGGCCGCTCTCGCCGTCCAGGCGCACGGATGGGAGCTCGGCGTACGCTCCGGCTATCTGCCGCCCGATCTGCTGGGAAGTCCCGATGCGATGCGGCGGGCCGCGGAGTCCCGCACCAACGACCTGGGCGGCTGGTACGCGAAGTAGCCCCCGTGGCCCGGCGCGGGTGACTGCCCTTCGCGCGCATGAAGTTAGGTTAGCCTAACCAGCAAACCCCCGGTGGTGGATCTTTCCGCTCCGACCGAAGGGCTTCGCCATGCCGCGTCCGGGCTCACCGGTGAACCGGTCCTGGTCGTCGCCACCGTCCGCCGCACCCTGCTCGCCGGAGGTCGTGCCGTGCTCGGCCGGGCCGTCGCGGAGGACGGCGACGGCCGCCGTCGCCTGTGGCTCAAGGCCGCGCTGCCGCACCCGAAACGCCACCACGGCCGAACTGCTGCCGCTCCTCGACCTTGTGACGACCGCGGCGGAGCGTGCCGCGGCCGAAGGGACAGCGGACGGAGATGGCGGGGCCCCGGTGACGGAAAGACTGCCGCCATGACGTTGTTGACGAAGCGCACGAACCCTGTGGGAGGAACCCGATGACGTCCGGACCGCGAACGCCACCGCTCGATCTGCTCGGAGTGGGCGCAGGGCCTTTCAACCTCTCCCTGGCCGCGCTCGCCGACGGCGTACCCGGTCTGCGCGGCGCCTTCTACGAACAGCGCCCCGCGTTCCACTGGCACCCCGGGCTGCTCATCGAGGGGGCCACGCTCCAAGTTCCCTTCCTGGCCGACCTGGTGAGCCTCATAGAGCCCACCAGCCCCTGGTCCTACCTCAATTACGTCAAGATCCGCCGCAGGCTCTTCCCGTTCTACTTCGCCGAGAGCTTCCACATCCACCGCTCCGAGTTCGACAACTACCTGCGCTGGGTGAGCGCGGAACTCCCCTCCACCCGCTTCGGGCACCGCGTGGACACGGTGGCCTGGGATGCCGGACAGGGCGCGTTCGCCGTGGAGTTCACCCGGCTCGGCCCGGACGGTGAGATGTCCTCTTCCGGGTTGGCCCATGCCCGTAACCTCGCTCTCGGCGTCGGGACCGCCCCGTACGTCCCCGAGCCGCTGCGGGCCCTGGCCCAGGATGCGGCGGCCCTCGTCTGTCACTCGGCGGACTATCTGGGCCGGCGGGACCGGCTGCTGGCCGCCCGGCACATCACCGTCGTCGGCTCCGGGCAGTCGGGTGCCGAAGTCCTGCTGGATCTGCTGCGTTCCCGGCCCGACGGGGCGGAGGGACTGACCTGGCTGGCCCGGACCCCGGCGTTCGCGCCCATGGAGTACAGCAAGATCGGCCTGGAGCAGTTCACCCCCGACTACACCCGCTACTTCCACGGACTCCCGCAGGCCACCCGGGACCGGCTCCTGCCTCGTCAATGGCAGCTCTACAAGGGCGTCAGCGGGGACACCCTCGGGGACATCCACGACGAGCTCTACCGGCGCAGCCTCGGAGGCGACTGGCCCGACGTCACCCTCACCCCCGGCATCGAGGTCACCGGTGCGGCGGTCACCGACGCCGGGCGCGTCGAACTGAGCGTCGAGCACGGCCAGCAGGGGGCCCGGGGCCGCCTCACCACCGACGCGGTCGTCCTCGCCACCGGCTACCGGGAGCGCCCCGTGGACACGCTGCTCGCCGCCCTCGACCCGTACCTCGTCCGGGACGGCGCAGGCCGCCCCGAGGTCGATGAGGCCCAACGGCTCGTCCTCGCCCCGGAGATCGCGGGTTCCGTCTTCGTGCAGAACGCCGAACGGCACACCCACGGGGTCGGGGCGCCAGATCTGGGCCTGGCCGCCTGGCGCTCCGCCGTGATCGTCAACGCCCTCACGGGCAAGGAGACCTATCCGCTGCCGGACAGGACGGCCTTCACCACCTTCGGCCTGGAGGGCGTCTCGCGCGACCGTAGGGGGGCGCCTCGCCGCTCCGCCGGAGAACGGCTGTAACGGCTCTGGGCCGCGCGGTGGGTTCACCGTGCGGCCCAGAGGCGGGGTATGCCTGCCCGGGGATCAGCCCTTGCGGGTGTTGATCTCCTCGGTCAGCTGCGGAACGACGGTGAAGAGGTCACCCACGACGCCGTAGTCGACGAGGTCGAAGATCGGGGCCTCGGCGTCCTTGTTGATCGCGACGATCGTCTTCGAGGTCTGCATCCCCGCCCGGTGCTGGATCGCCCCCGAGATACCCGAGGCGATATACAGCTGAGGAGAGACCGACTTACCGGTCTGGCCGACCTGGGAGGTGTGCGGATACCAGCCCGCGTCCACCGCCGCACGCGACGCACCCACCGCGGCACCCAGAGAGTCCGCGAGCGCCTCGATCAGCGGGAAGTTCTCCGCACCGTTGACCCCACGCCCACCGGACACCACGATCGCCGCCTCCGTCAGCTCCGGGCGCCCCGTCGACTCACGCGGCGTACGCGCGGTGACCTTCGTCCCCCGGGCCGCCTCACCGAACGACACCGCCAGCGCCTGGACCGCACCAGCCGCGGCAACAGGCTCGACCGCCGCCGAGTTCGGCTTCACCGTGATCACCGGAACACCCCTGGAAACCCGGGACCTGGTCGTGTACGAAGCGGCGAACACCGCCTGCGTCGCGACCGGACCCTCCTCACCGGCCTCCAGATCCGTGGCATCGGTGATGACGCCCGAACCGACCCGCACCGCGAGACGAGCGGCGATCTCCTTGCCCTCGGCCGAGGACACCACCAGCACCGCCACCGGCGAGACCGCCTCGAACGCCGCCTGCAACGCATCCACCTTCGGAACCACCAGGTACTCGGCGAACTCCGGCGCATCCGCCGTCAGAACCCTCACCGCACCGTGCTCACCCAGCACCCCCGCGGTCGCCTCCGCACCAGCACCCAACGCCACCGCGACCGGATCACCGATCCGACGAGCCAGCGTCAACAGCTCCAGCGTGGGCTTGCGGACCGCACCGTCCACATGATCGACAAGAACAAGAACTTCAGCCATGACAACGCACTCCAGACGAGAACAGAAGAAGAGAAGGACGGATCGGGAACGGACAGCCCGTGCCGGGCCGGGGAACGCGGACTAGATGAACTTCTGACCCGCGAGGAACTCGGCAAGCTGCCTGCCGCCCTCACCCTCGTCCTTCACGATCGTGCCCGCCGTACGCGCCGGACGCTCCGTCGCGGAATCCACCGCCGTCCACGCACCCGCCAGACCCACCTCGTCCGCCTCCAGACCCAGATCATCCAGATCCAGCGACTGAACCGGCTTCTTCTTCGCCGCCATGATCCCCTTGAACGACGGGTAACGCGCCTCACCCGACTGATCGGTCACCGACACCACCGCCGGAAGCGACGCCTCAAGACGCTCCGTGGCCGTGTCACCGTCACGCCGCCCGGTCACCACACCCCCGCTCACCGCCACCTCCGACAACAGCGTCACCTGCGGCACACCCAGACGCTCCGCCAGCAACGCCGGCAGCACACCCATCACACCGTCCGTCGACGCCATCCCGCAGATCACCAGGTCATACCCGGTCTTCTCCACGGCCTTCGCCAGCACCAGCGACGTCCCCATCACATCCGTACCGTGCAGATCGTCGTCCTCGACGTGAACCGCCCTGTCCGCACCCATCGACAACGCCTTGCGCAACGCGTCCTTGGCATCCTCCGGACCCACCGTCACCACGGTGATCTCCGCATCGTCCGCCTCGTCCGCGATCTGCAACGCCTGCTCGACCGCGTACTCGTCCAGCTCCGACAACAGACCGTCGACATCCTCACGATCCAACGTCAGGTCATCGGCGAAACGCCGGTCACCGGACGCGTCGGGCACGTACTTCACACAGACAACGATCCTCAAGCTCACGCCGGCTCTCCTGCCTACCTGGGTGTGGTCCCACCTGGGTGTGGTTCGTAGTAGTGAAGAGATTATGGCACTCAGTACCCTCTGTAAAGGGTACCCAGTGCCAAAAGTGTTCTCGCGGTGCTACGTTTCGCCGCATGAGCGAGGCACGAGGACCCGAGAAGAAGGCACCCATGCGGGAGGCGCTCGCACAGGCGGCTTTCCAGCTCTTCCTGGAGCGGGGATTCGAGCGGACGACGGTCGACGACATCGTGGCGCGGGCCGGGGTGGGGCGGCGGTCGTTCTTCCGCTACTTCCCCTCCAAGGAGGACGTCGTCTTCCCGGACCACGAACGCTGTCTCGCCGAGATGACCGAGTTCCTGGCCGCGGTCGACGACGGCGACCCGGTCGGCGCGGTGTGCGACGCGGCGCGGATCGTGCTGCGGATGTACGCGGCCAACCCCGAGTTCTCCGTACAGCGCTACCGGCTCACCCGGGAGGTGCCGGGGCTGCGGACGTACGAACTGTCCGTGGTGCGCCGCTACGAACAGACCCTCGCGGGGCATCTGCGCGGCCGGTTCGGGGCGGGCGGCGACGGGGAGCTGCGGGCCGAGGTGATCGCCGCGTCCGTCGTCGCCGCGCACAACAACGGGCTGCGGCTCTGGCTGCGTTCGGGCGGCGCGGGGGACCCCGAGGCGGCCGTCGACCGCGCTCTCGCGATGGTGCGGGAGGTGTGGGGGCGGCCCGCCGGTCCCGCTCCGGCCGCAGCGTCCGACGGGGCCGGGGTCGGGCTCGCGGCCGTGGCCTCCGCCGACGGTGAGGTCATCGTGATGGTGGCGCAGAAGGGCGCGCCCATGTGGCGCGTGGTCCAGCAGATCGAGGACGCCGTCGGCAAGAACTGAGCATCAATCGGCACTCAGTGCCTTTACGGTCCGGCACTCAGTGCCATATGGTGCGGACGCGCCGACAGCCAGGTGCGGCGCGTCCGAGTCGAGCGCAGGGGGTCGAGCCGTGTCTCAGACAGGAATGGGCACCGTCCAGAAGGCGCACGAGGAGTGCGGCCTTTCCTACCACCGCTGCCGCTGGTGCGGCACCGCCTCCTTCCGGCGGCTGCTGTGCCCGGTGTGCGCGTCGAGCGAACTGGAGCCTGAACGCACGACCGGCCACGGAGTGGTCGTCCGGACCGCGGTGGTCCACCGCTACACCGAGGCGGCGCGCAATGAATCCCTGGTGCGGTTCGCCGAGGGCTTCGTCTTCCGCTGCCGGATCGTCGGGGCGGCTCCGCATCTGGTGACGGTCGGCGCACGCGTCCGGCCCGTCTCCGGGGACGAGCCGGAGACGGGTGAAGTGGTGCTGGAACTCTGCGAGCCGCCCGCCCTGCGCGACTGGGCCTGAGTCATCCCGGCCGTTTGGTCAGCCGAGGCGCTTCCGTAGTCCGTCCGTCAACGGATCGGAGCAGAGCGGATTCTGACTGGCGGTCAAGTGCTGGTCGGTGATGAGGTACGGAGCCCAGGGCTCGCCCTCCTGGAAGTCCGCGCCGAGCTCCACCAGCCGGTCCTGGAGCAGCCGCGGGGTCTTCTGGGCGAGCTCCCTGCGCTTCCGGCACGTCGGTCAGCCGGTCAGCCGGTCAGCCGGTCAGCCGGTACCCGGCGAACGCGTTCGTCCCGTCGGGGCCGGTGGCGGTCGGCAGGGCCGCCGGACCAAGGGTGACGCCTGCCTCGCCGCCGACACGGGGGTACGCTGCTCGTCCGGGGCAGCCGCCGGACGTATGTCCTGCAACGACCGGAAGGAACAGCCGTGTTCACCACTCGGCCCACCCTCCAGGGCACCTTCGGCATGGTGTCCTCCACCCACTGGCTGGCCTCCCAGTCCGCTATGGCGGTCCTGGAGGACGGCGGCAACGCCTACGACGCCGCAGTCGCCGCCGGGTTCGTCCTCCATGTCGTCGAACCGCACCTCAACGGCCCGGCCGGTGAGGTGCCGATGATCCTGGCGACCGGGGACGGGGAGGTCCGGGTGCTCTGCGGGCAGGGGCCCGCCCCGGCCCGGGCCACCGTCGCCCACTACCGTTCCCTCGGCCTCGGCCTGGTCCCCGGCACCGGGCCGCTCGCCGCCGCCGTCCCCGGGGCCTTCGACGCCTGGATGCTGCTCCTGCGCGACCACGGCACCAAGGACCTGGCCGAGGTGCTGCGCTACGCGATCGGTTACGCCGAGGACGGCCACGCCCCCGTCGAGCGGGTCGGCGAGACCGTGGAGACCGTGCGTGAACTCTTCGAGAGCGAGTGGACCACCTCCGCCGCGATCTACCTCCCCGGCGGCCGCTCCCCGCGCCCCGGTGAGCTGTTCCGCAACCCCGCTCTGGGCGCCACCTGGCGCCGTCTGATCGACGAGGCCGAGAGAGCCGGGGGAGCGGACCGTACCGCGCGGATCGAAGCCGCCCGCGCGGTCTGGCGAGAGGGGTTCATCGCCGCGGCCCTTGTACGCCAAGCCGCCGTCCCTACCCTGGACACCAGCGGCGTCCGGCACACCGGCACCCTCACCGCCGCCGACCTGGCGGGCTGGTCCGCGTCCTACGAAGCCCCCGTCACCTACGACTGGAACGGCTGGACGCTGGCCAAGGCGGGCGGCTGGAGCCAGGGGCCCGCCTTCCTCCAGCAGCTCGCCCTCCTCCCGCCCGAGCTCCCGCCCCACGGCTCCGCCGACTACGTCCACCTGCTCGTCGAGGGCTGCAAGCTCGCCATGGCCGACCGCGAGGCCTGGTACGGGGATGCGGCCGACGTACCCCTGGAGGACCTGCTCTCCGAGCTGTACAACACCGCGCGCCGGGCGCTGATCACGGACACCGCATCGGTGGAGCTGCGCCCCGGCAGCCCCGGCGGCCGCCCCCCGGTCCTGGCCGCCCACGCCCGCGCGGTCGCCGCGGGGGAGCGGGGCGAGGCGGGGGCATCGGTCCCCGCCCCGGGCTCGGGCGAGCCCACGATGGCGCGGGGCGGTGCGGGCGCGGCCAACCGGGCCGGGCGCGCCGGTGCCCGCGACGGCGACCAGCTCGTCGCGCCCGACGGGTCCACCCGGGGCGACACCTGCCACCTCGACGTCGTCGACCGCTGGGGGAACATGGTGTCCGCCACGCCCAGCGGCGGCTGGCTCCAGTCCAACCCCGTCGTGCCCGAGCTGGGCTTCCCGCTGGGCACCCGGCTCCAGATGGCCTGGCTGGAGGAGGGCCTGCCCAACTCCCTGACGCCCGGCCGCCGTCCCCGTACCACCCTCACGCCCTCCCTCGCCCTGCGCGAGGGCGTCCCGGTCATGGCGTTCGGCACCCCCGGCGGCGACCAGCAGGACCAGTGGCAGGTCCACTTCTTCCTCTCCGTCGCCAGGCGGGCCCGGGTGCGCGGCGGGCTCGATCTCCAGGGCGCGATCGACGAACCGAACTGGCACAACGACTCCTTCCCCGGCTCCTTCCACCCGCGCCCCATGCACCCCGGCAGCGTCACCGTCGAGGGCCGCACGGACCCCGGGGTGGTCGCGGAACTGCGCCGCCGGGGCCATGACGTCACGGTCGGGGAACCCTGGTCCGAGGGGCGCCTGTGCGCGGTCGCCCGGGACCCGGAGACCGGCATCCTGTCCGCCGCCGCCAATCCGCGCGGCATGCAGGGGTACGCCGTCGGCCGCTGACCGGCCCCTTCGAGCGCCCGGCGGCCGGGGTGCCGGCGGCCCGTGATTGGGTGGAGCCATGATCGATGACTTCCTGTACGGAACCGCCGGGGACACCGGGCCGCTCGCCGACGTCGAGGCGGCCGTGCGCGCCGCGGCCGCCGCCGAGATCATGCCCCGGCACCGGCAGCTCGCCACCCACGACATCATCGAGAAGAACGGTCCGCACGACCTCGTCACCACGGCCGACCGACTGGCCGAGGAGCACCTGACGGCCTCCCTCACCAAGCTGCTCCCGGGGTCGGTCGTCGTCGGCGAGGAGTCCGTGCACGCCGACCCGTCCGTCTACGACGCACTCGGCGGCGACGCCCCCGTCTGGATCGTCGACCCGGTCGACGGCACCCGCCAGTTCGTGCGCGGCGAGGCCGGGTTCTGCACCCTCGTCGCCCTCGCCCAGCACGGCGAGATCCACGCCTCCTGGACGTACGCACCGGCCCTCGGCGAGATGGCCGTCGCCGTACGCGGCCGGGGCGCGACGCTCAACGGCGCGCCGATACGTTGCGGCTCCCCGGCCCCGGGCGCCGCGCTGACGGTGGCGACCTCCCACCCCGACTACACCACCGACGCCCAGAAGCGGGCCCTGCTCGGTCTGAACACCGACGACATCGCGCCCCGCCCCTGCGGTTCGGCGGGCCTGGAGTACCTCGCGGTGGCGCGGGGCGCCCTCGACGCCGTCGCGTTCAGCTGGGAGTACGCCTGGGACCACGCGGCGGGCCTGCTCCTGGTCGCCGAGGCGGGCGGCGCGCACACGACGCTGTCGGGCGTCCCGTTCCGGATCGCGGGCGGCAACGACCTGCCGTTCACCGCGGCCCGCGACGAGGCCACCGTCCTGCGGATTCTGACGGCGCTGCGGGCGGGCGGCTGACGGCAGCGGACCGGGGGCGACGGGGACCGGTCCGAGCGGGCGGGGGCGGGCCGTGCCGCCGGGCCCGGGCGAAGGGGCCCGGGTCCGGGTTGTCAGCGGGGCGGAATATCCTGGTGATCCGCCTGCCGGCCGACGAAGGAGTCCCAAGGTGCCGTCGATGCTCGATGCGGTCGTGGTGGGCGCAGGGCCCAACGGGCTGACCGCCGCAGCCGAATTGGCCCGCCGGGGCTTCTCGGTGGAGGTCCACGAGGCGCACGGCACCATCGGCGGGGGAGCCCGCACGGAGGAGCTGACGCTGCCGGGGTTCCGGCACGACCCGTGTTCCGCAGTCCACCCGCTCGGCATCGGTTCCCCCGCGTTCCGCGCGATGCCGTTGGACCGGCACGGCCTGGAGTGGCTGAACCCGGAGATCGATCTCGCCCACCCCTTCCCGGACGGTACCGCCGCAGCCCTCACCCGCTCCGTCGGCGAGAGCGCGATGACGCTGGGCCCCGCCGACGCCGGGGCCTACCGCCGTCTCGTCGCGCCCTTCGTCGGCCGCTGGGACTCCCTCGCCGCCGACTTCCTGCGCACCCCCTGGGACGGTCTGCCCCGCGACCCGTACCGACTGGCCCGCTTCGGTCTGCTCGGCCTCCAGCCCGCCACCTGGGTTTCCCGGCGCTTCCGGGGCGAGAAGGCGCGCGGCCTCTTCGCCGGTCTCGCCGCCCACGCCATCGCTCCCACCAGCGGACTCGCCACCTCGGCCATCGCGCTCGTCTTCGCGCTCGCCGCCCACGAGAACGGCTGGCCGGTGCCGCGCGGCGGTTCGCAGGCCATCTCCGACGCCCTCGCCTCCTACCTCCGCGAACAGGGCGGCACGATCCGCACCGGCAGCGAGGTCAAGCGCCTGGACGAGCTGCCGCCCGCCCGCGCGTACATCTTCGACACCTCGCCCTCCGCGCTCGCCCGCATCGCGGGCCTGGGCAGCGCCTACCACGGCTACCGCTACGGCGCCTCCGCCTTCAAGATCGACTACGCGCTGTCGGGTCCCGTCCCCTGGACCGCGCCCGAGGCCCGCCGCGCGGGCACCGTCCACATCGGCCCCACCGCCACCGCCATCGACGCGGCGCTGACGGCGGCCGTCGAGGGCCGCGACCCGAGCACCCCCTTCCTCATCACCGCCCAGCCCACCCTGACCGACCCTTCCCGGGCCCCCGAAGGACGCCATGTCTTCTGGGTGTACGGACATGTCCCGGCGGGCTGGGAGGGCGACGCCACCGAGGTCATCGAACGTCAACTGGAGCGCTTCGCCCCCGGGTTCCGCGATCTGGTGCTCGCCCGTGCGGTCGCCGGACCGCCCCAACTCGCCGCGCGCAACGCCAATTACATCGGCGGTGACATCGCCTGCGGGGCCTTCTCCGGCCTCCAGACCTTGATCCGGCCCAAGCTCGCCCGCGTCCCCTACGCCACCGCGCACCCCGCGGTGTTCCTCTGCTCCTCGGCCACCCCGCCCGGACCCGGGGTGCACGGCATGTCCGGCCACCACGCCGCCAAGGCCGTATGGCGACGGCTGCGGGCCGCTTCCTGACCCGACCGGGCGGCGAAGGCCCCCGGCGCGCGGCATGATGTGCGCATGAGCACCTCCGCTTCCCCCGCCGTACGTCTGGTCCGCGGCGACATCACCGATCAGTCAGTCGACGTCATCGTGAACGCGGCGAACTCCTCGCTGCTCGGCGGCGGCGGGGTCGACGGCGCGATCCACCGGCGCGGCGGCCCCGAGATCCTCGCCGCCTGCCGGGAACTGCGCGCCTCGCGCTACGGCAAGGGGCTTCCCACCGGCCAGGCCGTCGCCACCTCCGCCGGACGCCTTGACGCCCGATGGGTCGTGCACACCGTCGGGCCGGTCTTCTCCAGCGCCCAGGACCGCTCCGCGCTGCTCGCCTCCTGTTACCGTGAATCCCTGCGCCTGGCGGCCGAGTTGGGGGCCAAGACCATCGCGTTCCCGGCGATCTCCACCGGCATCTACGGCTGGCCGATGGACGACGGGGCCCGGATCGCCGTGCGCACGGTCCTGGCGGAGACGGTGGAACCGGTCGAGGAGGTGCGCTTCGTCCTCTTCGGCGCCCACGCGTACGCGGAGTTCGAGGAAGTCCTCGCGATGCGCGGCTGAGACGGGTGCGCGGCTGAGGCGAGGCCCATGTCGGATTTCCGCCAGCCAGGCCCCTGACCGGTGGACCATCCTGGAGTCATGCACACCGACACCGAGCGCTGCGTACGGGCCGTCCAGTCCAAGGACGCCCGCTTTGACGGCTGGTTCTTCACCGCGGTCCTGACCACCCGGATCTACTGCCGCCCCAGTTGCCCCGTCGTGCCGCCCAAGGTCCGCAACATGACCTTCTACCCCAGCGCCGCCGCCTGCCAGCAGGCCGGATTCCGGGCCTGCAAGCGGTGCCGCCCCGACACCAGCCCCGGCTCCCCCGAGTGGAACGCCCGCGCCGACTCGGTGGCCCGGGCCATGCGGCTGATCCAGGACGGGGTCGTCGACCGCGAGGGC
Encoded here:
- a CDS encoding inositol monophosphatase family protein, producing the protein MIDDFLYGTAGDTGPLADVEAAVRAAAAAEIMPRHRQLATHDIIEKNGPHDLVTTADRLAEEHLTASLTKLLPGSVVVGEESVHADPSVYDALGGDAPVWIVDPVDGTRQFVRGEAGFCTLVALAQHGEIHASWTYAPALGEMAVAVRGRGATLNGAPIRCGSPAPGAALTVATSHPDYTTDAQKRALLGLNTDDIAPRPCGSAGLEYLAVARGALDAVAFSWEYAWDHAAGLLLVAEAGGAHTTLSGVPFRIAGGNDLPFTAARDEATVLRILTALRAGG
- a CDS encoding O-acetyl-ADP-ribose deacetylase, with amino-acid sequence MSTSASPAVRLVRGDITDQSVDVIVNAANSSLLGGGGVDGAIHRRGGPEILAACRELRASRYGKGLPTGQAVATSAGRLDARWVVHTVGPVFSSAQDRSALLASCYRESLRLAAELGAKTIAFPAISTGIYGWPMDDGARIAVRTVLAETVEPVEEVRFVLFGAHAYAEFEEVLAMRG
- a CDS encoding phytoene desaturase family protein, whose amino-acid sequence is MPSMLDAVVVGAGPNGLTAAAELARRGFSVEVHEAHGTIGGGARTEELTLPGFRHDPCSAVHPLGIGSPAFRAMPLDRHGLEWLNPEIDLAHPFPDGTAAALTRSVGESAMTLGPADAGAYRRLVAPFVGRWDSLAADFLRTPWDGLPRDPYRLARFGLLGLQPATWVSRRFRGEKARGLFAGLAAHAIAPTSGLATSAIALVFALAAHENGWPVPRGGSQAISDALASYLREQGGTIRTGSEVKRLDELPPARAYIFDTSPSALARIAGLGSAYHGYRYGASAFKIDYALSGPVPWTAPEARRAGTVHIGPTATAIDAALTAAVEGRDPSTPFLITAQPTLTDPSRAPEGRHVFWVYGHVPAGWEGDATEVIERQLERFAPGFRDLVLARAVAGPPQLAARNANYIGGDIACGAFSGLQTLIRPKLARVPYATAHPAVFLCSSATPPGPGVHGMSGHHAAKAVWRRLRAAS